Proteins encoded in a region of the Perognathus longimembris pacificus isolate PPM17 chromosome 11, ASM2315922v1, whole genome shotgun sequence genome:
- the Cd55 gene encoding complement decay-accelerating factor isoform X2, protein MSRARPGAPAALHLPRLLLLPLLLLLLLRPAAVRGDCGLPPPVPNAQPTLGDLKSFPEGHTVTYKCNEGFEKIPGKADSVVCLDSHQWSELRQFCNQSCKIPPRLTYAILKKEYSKQNYFPLGSIVEYECRPGYRKDIAQSEKLTCLPSLEWSKPTEFCQKRSCPTPGEIQNGDVIIKTDILFGSHISFSCNKGFKLVGVTSSYCVLEDNTVGWSDSFPECVEIHCPDPPAIKNGLLRGESDTYTYSHTVRYQCNKGFTLVGNSSLYCDIKDNDYGEWSSPPPECREKSSPTRVPLPPQQPTTTVKVPTAGAPPTHQTPTSAIVPGTEAPPTPQKPTRGKVPTTRVPPTHQKPTRVQVPTTNIPPSPQKPAKADAPTPSAPPTAQAPTTGRAPPTKGPPAPQKPTTVHAATPTTPSTAQKLTTGNLPGTEVTPAPQKPTAVDTPPDPPTPQKPTKVHDPPRPVPPTPQKPTTVHAPTPTASPTAQKFTIAHDPTPSVTPTAQAPTAGSAPPTKGPPAPQKPTTVHAPTPTATPTAQKLTTGNLPDTEVIPAPQKPTKVDTPADPPTPQKPTKVDTSPDPPTTQKPTKVDTPADIPAPQKPTKVDTPTVPPTAQKTTTVNSSDIEVPPTAQKPTKVDDPATPVSPTAQKPTKVDALTPPVPPTPQKPATVNISDTKVSSTSQNPTTSNNSATKALVTAQPPLIPKALSTTPPSAGHNPNMTASATQTTRTTHRFTTAKASFSQRPPAAHKSTTSHVPMTKSLQITPRLTSARITATHHAPGSRTTMVFHATKTSKGTGMSTSGHTWVILTVLLVMLGILG, encoded by the exons ATGAGCCGCGCGCGCCCGGGCGCCCCCGCCGCGCTGCACCTGCCCCggctcctcctgctccccctgctgctgctgctgctgctgcgcccGGCCGCCGTGCGGG GTGACTGCGGCCTCCCTCCACCCGTACCCAATGCCCAGCCAACTTTGGGGGATCTGAAAAGCTTTCCCGAGGGCCACACGGTAACGTATAAATGCAACGAAGGCTTTGAGAAAATCCCAGGCAAGGCGGATTCCGTGGTCTGTCTCGACAGCCATCAGTGGTCAGAGCTGAGGCAATTCTGCAACC AGAGCTGTAAAATTCCACCCAGGCTAACTTACGCAATTCTCAAAAAGGAGTATAGCAAACAGAATTACTTCCCACTTGGATCCATTGTGGAATACGAATGTCGGCCAGGGTACAGGAAGGATATTGCTCAGTCAGAAAAACTAACTTGCCTTCCGAGTTTAGAATGGAGCAAACCGACTGAATTTTGCCAaa aAAGATCATGTCCTACTCCTGGAGAAATACAAAATGGTGATGTCATCATAAAAACTGACATATTATTTGGGTCACATATCTCCTTCTCATGTAACAAAGG GTTTAAATTAGTTGGTGTCACTTCTAGTTACTGTGTTCTTGAAGATAACACTGTTGGCTGGAGTGATTCATTTCCAGAGTGTGTAG aaaTTCACTGTCCAGACCCACCAGCAATTAAGAATGGACTATTACGAGGGGAGAGTGACACATATACATATTCCCACACTGTACGATACCAATGCAATAAAGGCTTCACCTTGGTTGGAAATAGCTCCCTTTATTGTGATATAAAAGATAATGACTATGGAGAATGGAGTAGCCCCCCGCCTGAGTGCAGAG agaAATCTTCACCTACCAGggtccctctccctcctcagcaGCCCACCACCACGGTAAAAGTCCCAACAGCAGGAGCCCCACCGACACACCAGACGCCCACTTCAGCCATAGTTCCAGGTACAGAGGCCCCACCAACTCCTCAGAAGCCCACCAGAGGCAAAGTTCCAACTACGAGAGTCCCACCAACACATCAGAAGCCCACCAGAGTCCAAGTTCCAACTACAAACATCCCACCAAGTCCTCAGAAACCTGCAAAAGCAGATGCTCCAACTCCATCAGCTCCACCAACTGCTCAGGCACCCACCACAGGGCGTGCTCCACCTACAAAAGGCCCACCAGCGCCTCAGAAACCAACCACAGTACACGCTGCAACACCAACAACCCCATCAACTGCTCAGAAACTCACCACAGGGAATCTTCCAGGTACAGAAGTCACACCAGCTCCTCAGAAACCTACAGCAGTAGACACTCCACCAGACCCACCAACTCCTCAGAAACCTACAAAAGTACATGACCCACCTCGACCAGTCCCACCAACTCCTCAGAAACCCACCACAGTACACGCTCCAACGCCAACAGCCTCACCAACTGCTCAGAAATTCACCATAGCACACGACCCAACTCCATCAGTCACACCGACTGCTCAGGCACCCACTGCAGGGAGTGCTCCACCTACAAAAGGCCCCCCAGCACCTCAGAAACCAACCACAGTACATGCTCCAACACCAACAGCCACACCAACCGCTCAGAAACTCACCACAGGGAATCTTCCAGATACAGAAGTCATACCAGCTCCTCAGAAACCTACAAAAGTAGACACTCCAGCAGATCCACCAACTCCTCAGAAACCTACAAAAGTAGACACTTCACCAGACCCACCAACTACTCAGAAACCTACAAAAGTAGACACTCCAGCAGACATACCAGCTCCTCAGAAACCTACAAAAGTAGACACTCCAACAGTCCCACCAACTGCTCAGAAAACCACCACAGTAAATAGTTCAGACATAGAAGTCCCACCAACTGCTCAGAAACCTACGAAAGTAGATGATCCAGCTACACCAGTCTCACCAACTGCTCAGAAACCTACAAAAGTAGATGCTCTAACTCCGCCAGTTCCACCAACTCCTCAGAAACCCGCCACAGTAAATATTTCAGACACAAAAGTCTCATCAACTTCTCAGAATCCCACCACATCCAACAATTCAGCCACCAAGGCCCTCGTAACAGCTCAGCCACCCCTCATACCAAAGGCTCTGTCTACAACACCCCCTTCAGCAGGCCACAATCCCAACATGACTGCTTCTGCTACACAGACCACACGCACAACCCACAGATTCACCACAGCAAAAGCCTCATTTTCACAGAGGCCTCCAGCAGCACACAAGTCCACAACTTCACATGTCCCCATGACTAAGAGTCTCCAAATCACACCGCGACTCACCTCTGCTCGTATCACTGCAACACACCATGCACCTGGTTCCAGGACAACTATGGTTTTTCATGCAACAAAAACATCCAAAGGGACAGGAATGTCTACTTCAG ggCACACATGGGTCATACTGACAGTTTTGCTTGTGATGCTAGGAATTCTTGGCTAG
- the Cd55 gene encoding complement decay-accelerating factor isoform X1 — MSRARPGAPAALHLPRLLLLPLLLLLLLRPAAVRGDCGLPPPVPNAQPTLGDLKSFPEGHTVTYKCNEGFEKIPGKADSVVCLDSHQWSELRQFCNQSCKIPPRLTYAILKKEYSKQNYFPLGSIVEYECRPGYRKDIAQSEKLTCLPSLEWSKPTEFCQKRSCPTPGEIQNGDVIIKTDILFGSHISFSCNKGFKLVGVTSSYCVLEDNTVGWSDSFPECVEIHCPDPPAIKNGLLRGESDTYTYSHTVRYQCNKGFTLVGNSSLYCDIKDNDYGEWSSPPPECREKSSPTRVPLPPQQPTTTVKVPTAGAPPTHQTPTSAIVPGTEAPPTPQKPTRGKVPTTRVPPTHQKPTRVQVPTTNIPPSPQKPAKADAPTPSAPPTAQAPTTGRAPPTKGPPAPQKPTTVHAATPTTPSTAQKLTTGNLPGTEVTPAPQKPTAVDTPPDPPTPQKPTKVHDPPRPVPPTPQKPTTVHAPTPTASPTAQKFTIAHDPTPSVTPTAQAPTAGSAPPTKGPPAPQKPTTVHAPTPTATPTAQKLTTGNLPDTEVIPAPQKPTKVDTPADPPTPQKPTKVDTSPDPPTTQKPTKVDTPADIPAPQKPTKVDTPTVPPTAQKTTTVNSSDIEVPPTAQKPTKVDDPATPVSPTAQKPTKVDALTPPVPPTPQKPATVNISDTKVSSTSQNPTTSNNSATKALVTAQPPLIPKALSTTPPSAGHNPNMTASATQTTRTTHRFTTAKASFSQRPPAAHKSTTSHVPMTKSLQITPRLTSARITATHHAPGSRTTMVFHATKTSKGTGMSTSGVASYIYGHTWVILTVLLVMLGILG; from the exons ATGAGCCGCGCGCGCCCGGGCGCCCCCGCCGCGCTGCACCTGCCCCggctcctcctgctccccctgctgctgctgctgctgctgcgcccGGCCGCCGTGCGGG GTGACTGCGGCCTCCCTCCACCCGTACCCAATGCCCAGCCAACTTTGGGGGATCTGAAAAGCTTTCCCGAGGGCCACACGGTAACGTATAAATGCAACGAAGGCTTTGAGAAAATCCCAGGCAAGGCGGATTCCGTGGTCTGTCTCGACAGCCATCAGTGGTCAGAGCTGAGGCAATTCTGCAACC AGAGCTGTAAAATTCCACCCAGGCTAACTTACGCAATTCTCAAAAAGGAGTATAGCAAACAGAATTACTTCCCACTTGGATCCATTGTGGAATACGAATGTCGGCCAGGGTACAGGAAGGATATTGCTCAGTCAGAAAAACTAACTTGCCTTCCGAGTTTAGAATGGAGCAAACCGACTGAATTTTGCCAaa aAAGATCATGTCCTACTCCTGGAGAAATACAAAATGGTGATGTCATCATAAAAACTGACATATTATTTGGGTCACATATCTCCTTCTCATGTAACAAAGG GTTTAAATTAGTTGGTGTCACTTCTAGTTACTGTGTTCTTGAAGATAACACTGTTGGCTGGAGTGATTCATTTCCAGAGTGTGTAG aaaTTCACTGTCCAGACCCACCAGCAATTAAGAATGGACTATTACGAGGGGAGAGTGACACATATACATATTCCCACACTGTACGATACCAATGCAATAAAGGCTTCACCTTGGTTGGAAATAGCTCCCTTTATTGTGATATAAAAGATAATGACTATGGAGAATGGAGTAGCCCCCCGCCTGAGTGCAGAG agaAATCTTCACCTACCAGggtccctctccctcctcagcaGCCCACCACCACGGTAAAAGTCCCAACAGCAGGAGCCCCACCGACACACCAGACGCCCACTTCAGCCATAGTTCCAGGTACAGAGGCCCCACCAACTCCTCAGAAGCCCACCAGAGGCAAAGTTCCAACTACGAGAGTCCCACCAACACATCAGAAGCCCACCAGAGTCCAAGTTCCAACTACAAACATCCCACCAAGTCCTCAGAAACCTGCAAAAGCAGATGCTCCAACTCCATCAGCTCCACCAACTGCTCAGGCACCCACCACAGGGCGTGCTCCACCTACAAAAGGCCCACCAGCGCCTCAGAAACCAACCACAGTACACGCTGCAACACCAACAACCCCATCAACTGCTCAGAAACTCACCACAGGGAATCTTCCAGGTACAGAAGTCACACCAGCTCCTCAGAAACCTACAGCAGTAGACACTCCACCAGACCCACCAACTCCTCAGAAACCTACAAAAGTACATGACCCACCTCGACCAGTCCCACCAACTCCTCAGAAACCCACCACAGTACACGCTCCAACGCCAACAGCCTCACCAACTGCTCAGAAATTCACCATAGCACACGACCCAACTCCATCAGTCACACCGACTGCTCAGGCACCCACTGCAGGGAGTGCTCCACCTACAAAAGGCCCCCCAGCACCTCAGAAACCAACCACAGTACATGCTCCAACACCAACAGCCACACCAACCGCTCAGAAACTCACCACAGGGAATCTTCCAGATACAGAAGTCATACCAGCTCCTCAGAAACCTACAAAAGTAGACACTCCAGCAGATCCACCAACTCCTCAGAAACCTACAAAAGTAGACACTTCACCAGACCCACCAACTACTCAGAAACCTACAAAAGTAGACACTCCAGCAGACATACCAGCTCCTCAGAAACCTACAAAAGTAGACACTCCAACAGTCCCACCAACTGCTCAGAAAACCACCACAGTAAATAGTTCAGACATAGAAGTCCCACCAACTGCTCAGAAACCTACGAAAGTAGATGATCCAGCTACACCAGTCTCACCAACTGCTCAGAAACCTACAAAAGTAGATGCTCTAACTCCGCCAGTTCCACCAACTCCTCAGAAACCCGCCACAGTAAATATTTCAGACACAAAAGTCTCATCAACTTCTCAGAATCCCACCACATCCAACAATTCAGCCACCAAGGCCCTCGTAACAGCTCAGCCACCCCTCATACCAAAGGCTCTGTCTACAACACCCCCTTCAGCAGGCCACAATCCCAACATGACTGCTTCTGCTACACAGACCACACGCACAACCCACAGATTCACCACAGCAAAAGCCTCATTTTCACAGAGGCCTCCAGCAGCACACAAGTCCACAACTTCACATGTCCCCATGACTAAGAGTCTCCAAATCACACCGCGACTCACCTCTGCTCGTATCACTGCAACACACCATGCACCTGGTTCCAGGACAACTATGGTTTTTCATGCAACAAAAACATCCAAAGGGACAGGAATGTCTACTTCAG GTGTTGCCAGTTATATATATG ggCACACATGGGTCATACTGACAGTTTTGCTTGTGATGCTAGGAATTCTTGGCTAG